Proteins from a genomic interval of Cydia amplana chromosome 8, ilCydAmpl1.1, whole genome shotgun sequence:
- the LOC134650000 gene encoding aspartate--tRNA ligase, mitochondrial yields the protein MWRRNITHLKTFSAFACKQTVINTRKFTLHPLAAQCTVKTQPLLNIGASSVRHSSQRSAPLTDQFNVEDSSTENVNSFTYRTHTCGELRACNTGEKVSLCGWVQYLRLSKFLLLRDAYGIVQCTVGPENIDFSNIPLESVVKIHGEVTRRPQNAVNSEMSTGEIEVIIDRLEVLNMAENLPFNLREYQKPKEQIRMQHRYIDLRFPEMQHILRLRSQMLHSMRRFLVEQHGFVEVETPTLFCQTPGGAREFVVPTHHAGLFYSLVQSPQQFKQMLMSGGVDRYFQIARCYRDETTRPDRQPEFTQLDIEMSFTNLDGVLSMIESLLVDTFPKLLQEPPFRRMTYKYALENYGTDKPNVQYDLKLKNIKDIFPEKANDSDFSAYALPYPVALGKVTTKTKEQIKQIAKKYNVKVVLDHDIHKAFNKEFDGKLKSIIGNENASIISIGDLENACSCLGEIRLIIASLLQSKNLLKLKNSTEIFWLVDFPLFTKGKNGLETCHHPFTSPHPEDIHLLDSDPLSVRSLAYDLVMNGNEIGGGSVRVHNVRLQEKLLKMLGMDAGKLRHFLNALQSGCPPHAGIALGIDRLVSIVCNTGSIRDVIAFPKTHEGKDPLSGAPNAISDEDKEYYHIVSK from the coding sequence ATGTGGAGGAGAAACATAACTCATCTGAAGACATTTAGTGCTTTTGCATGCAAACAGACAGTAATCAACACAAGAAAGTTTACTTTACATCCTTTAGCAGCGCAATGCACAGTCAAAACTCAACCGTTGCTAAACATTGGAGCCTCGAGCGTTCGTCACAGCAGTCAGAGAAGTGCACCGCTTACAGACCAATTTAACGTTGAAGACAGTTCTACGGAAAATGTTAACTCGTTTACTTATAGGACTCACACATGTGGGGAACTAAGAGCTTGTAATACAGGCGAAAAAGTATCTTTGTGTGGCTGGGTACAGTATTTACGTCTGTCAAAGTTTCTTCTGCTACGAGACGCCTATGGAATTGTACAGTGTACTGTTGGCCCTGAGAATATAGACTTTTCTAACATACCACTCGAGTCTGTAGTTAAAATACATGGCGAAGTAACTCGAAGACCACAAAATGCAGTCAATTCTGAAATGTCAACTGGTGAGATTGAGGTTATAATTGATAGGTTAGAAGTTTTAAACATGGCCGAGAACCTTCCGTTTAATTTAAGAGAATATCAGAAGCCTAAGGAGCAGATAAGGATGCAACACCGCTACATTGACTTACGATTTCCAGAAATGCAACATATTCTAAGATTGAGATCTCAGATGCTCCACAGTATGAGACGATTTCTTGTTGAACAGCACGGATTTGTTGAAGTAGAGACACCTACACTGTTTTGTCAGACCCCTGGAGGAGCAAGGGAGTTTGTGGTTCCAACACATCATGCGGGATTGTTTTATTCCTTAGTACAAAGTCCGCAGCAGTTTAAACAAATGTTGATGTCAGGAGGCGTTGACCGGTACTTCCAAATAGCCAGGTGCTATAGGGACGAGACTACACGGCCGGATAGACAACCTGAGTTCACTCAATTAGATATAGAAATGTCCTTTACTAATCTAGATGGAGTTTTATCTATGATTGAATCATTGCTCGTTGACACATTTCCAAAACTTTTACAAGAACCACCTTTTAGAAGAATGACATACAAATATGCATTGGAAAATTATGGCACAGATAAACCTAACGTTCAATatgacttaaaattaaaaaatataaaagatatATTTCCAGAAAAAGCTAATGATTCAGATTTTTCTGCCTATGCTTTACCTTACCCTGTAGCATTAGGAAAAGTCACAACAAAAACTAAAgaacaaataaagcaaatagcTAAGAAATATAATGTCAAAGTGGTATTGGACCATGATATTCATAAGGCATTTAATAAAGAATTTGATGGAAAACTGAAAAGTATTATTGGTAATGAAAATGCATCCATCATTTCAATAGGGGACTTAGAAAACGCCTGCAGCTGCTTAGGAGAAATTCGACTAATAATTGCTTCTTTACTACAATCTAAAAATTTACTAAAACTCAAGAACAGTACTGAAATATTTTGGCTAGTGGATTTCCCATTATTTACTAAAGGAAAGAATGGTTTAGAAACATGTCACCACCCCTTTACCTCACCACATCCCGAGGACATACATCTACTGGATTCTGATCCATTGAGCGTCAGATCATTAGCATATGATTTAGTCATGAATGGAAATGAAATTGGAGGAGGTTCAGTGAGAGTCCACAATGTGAGATTACAAGAGAAATTGTTGAAGATGTTGGGAATGGATGCCGGGAAATTGAGACACTTCCTGAATGCCTTGCAAAGTGGGTGTCCCCCACACGCCGGGATCGCTCTAGGCATAGACAGGCTGGTGTCTATTGTGTGTAACACGGGATCCATTCGTGATGTTATAGCCTTCCCTAAGACTCATGAAGGAAAAGATCCATTGTCAGGTGCACCTAATGCCATTTCAGATGAGGACAAAGAATACTACCATATAGTtagtaaataa
- the LOC134650001 gene encoding exocyst complex component 4 produces the protein MSSPPPTKPPRGVKQGRETSGLLMSVIRTLSASETNEQREKERAKLEKEYKKSDARLDELVAEHAQEIMEVMQKFSSVQAALASWGQHTDAATARLTACRSLLRVRRDELRRLWQDARTHHHALHMLTIIERVVVSERDIRDHLSRGLVLACAHSLRSALDTSATTLSHVSALNTTRAHLEEKKHELVTVILRRLSSALYGEAAPLTRRMSSRRRTALLLAELTKSEDVTDAYLQDITPEFEASLTEEDKTFETTVMISLKALGVLNQLKEATEKFKVQIQDELLTVIESVSRRIIEDGDVEPDITDVPDAPDAPDAPDAPDAPDEVVENSKPLRLVNALVEQFRACAVRNKRLLQLWRAALQKHKISDSCLHTEIHYWSAVQQVLQLLLTDYLQIESVTLAAARSTSASDTHSELRIADYFAKKRPQRREKLFKLNVGVVPVPSAAARRYPLVCRPEPALLHVLLPTLHKLTHDIEPVVGGECSLRAFITDYVRSGESERLASEARASIEVAMKAAAWRERAPPEPPSANHRLVFSCCAAGWAAVAHCAHAARRCGACGAGHALRALPAALAALAAHARAAHQRLQPAAPCRAAKWLADDDIVRFLQTLPNWQAVVDPNSASKNEQDLKQAYEREAEILGSSLGDGAVSRREIVGDINALGDLALLCESMDWLATNIRSLPGLLTAPSGGVRLTDKLREDISAAAAIFDEISHKCLLFLHLEMRIQCFHYLGQPAGGDDGEAGGAGRLAHALLAFHEHAHNVMAAGRRAYIFNGIGEMMSAGVVWRWQCMDAELAGGTLATLRHCLAALSLPHAGLQRAHEYSRLLLAMPEPEEIIASIREKGAQFTELEYLNAFKVIAARRGLSQADMKPHLKALASALGHVGVTV, from the exons ATGTCGTCACCACCACCTACAAAACCCCCCAGAGGGGTGAAACAAGGAAGAGAAACG AGTGGACTTTTAATGTCTGTTATTCGCACTTTATCGGCGAGTGAGACCAACGAGCAGCGAGAAAAAGAACGTGCTAAACTAGAGAAGGAGTATAAAAAGAGCGACGCGAGATTGGACGAGCTGGTTGCAGAACATGCACAGGAAATCATGGAAGTTATGCAG AAATTCAGCAGTGTCCAAGCAGCCTTAGCAAGCTGGGGTCAGCACACTGACGCAGCCACAGCTCGGCTGACCGCATGCCGCAGCTTGCTGCGCGTGCGGCGCGACGAGCTGCGGCGCCTGTGGCAGGACGCCAGGACACACCACCACGCGCTGCACATGCTCACCATCAT cgaACGTGTGGTAGTCTCCGAGCGCGATATCCGCGATCACCTCTCGCGCGGGCTCGTCCTCGCATGCGCGCATTCTCTACGCTCCGCTCTTGACACGTCTGCAACCACGCTGTCGCACGTCAGCGCGCTCAACACCACGAGGGCGCATCTCGAG GAAAAGAAGCACGAGCTGGTGACGGTGATTCTAAGGCGCTTGTCATCGGCATTGTACGGCGAAGCGGCGCCGCTCACACGCCGAATGTCGTCGCGACGCCGAACAGCGCTCCTTTTGGCAG AGCTGACAAAGAGCGAAGATGTTACCGACGCGTACCTTCAAGACATAACGCCTGAGTTCGAGGCGTCACTCACCGAGGAAGATAAGACGTTTGAGACTACCGTCATGATATCGTTAAAAGCCCTGGGAGTCTTGAACCAGCTCAAAGAAGCCACTGAG AAATTCAAAGTCCAGATCCAAGATGAGCTCCTAACCGTGATCGAATCCGTGTCCCGCCGGATAATCGAAGACGGGGACGTGGAGCCGGACATAACGGACGTGCCGGACGCGCCGGACGCGCCGGACGCGCCGGACGCGCCGGACGCGCCGGACGAGGTGGTCGAGAACTCGAAACCGTTACGACTCGTCAACGCGCTGGTGGAGCAGTTTAGAGCGTGTGCAGTGAGGAATAAAAG ACTGCTCCAACTGTGGCGGGCCGCGTTACAGAAGCATAAGATCTCAGACTCGTGTCTCCACACCGAGATACACTACTGGAGCGCCGTTCAACAAGTC CTCCAACTGCTACTGACAGACTACCTCCAAATAGAGAGCGTGACTCTCGCCGCCGCTCGTTCCACCAGCGCTTCGGATACCCACAGCGAACTTCGCATCGCAGATTACTTCGCCAAAAAGCGACCGCAGCGGCGCGAGAAACTTTTCAAGCTAAATG TGGGCGTGGTGCCGGTCCctagcgcggcggcgcggcggtacCCGCTGGTGTGCCGGCCGGAGCCCGCGCTGCTGCACGTGCTGCTGCCCACCCTGCACAAGCTCACGCACGACATCGAGCCCGTCGT TGGCGGCGAATGTTCGCTGCGAGCATTCATCACGGACTACGTACGGTCCGGGGAGAGCGAGCGGCTCGCGAGCGAGGCGAGGGCTTCTATCGAGGTCGCTATGAAGGCTGCCGCGTGGCGCGAGCGAGCACCGCCGGAACCACCGAGCGCTAA CCACCGGCTGGTGTTCTCGTGCTGCGCGGCGGGCTGGGCGGCGGTGGCGCACTGCgcgcacgcggcgcggcgctgcgGCGCGTGCGGCGCCGGGCACGCCCTGCGCGCGCTGCCCGCCGCGCTCGCCGCGCTCGCCGCGCACGCGAGAGCCGCGCACCAGCGCCTGCAGCCCGCCGCGCCGTGTCGGGCGGCCAAATGGCTGGCTGATGACGACATTGTTCGGTTCCTGCAGACGCTGCCTAACTGGCAAGCCGTTGTGGACCCGAATTCCGCCAGTAAAAACGAGCAG GATCTGAAACAGGCGTACGAACGCGAGGCCGAAATCCTGGGCTCGAGTCTCGGGGACGGCGCCGTGTCTCGTCGCGAAATCGTCGGGGACATCAACGCTTTAGGCGACCTGGCGTTGCTCTGCGAGTCCATG GACTGGCTGGCCACCAACATCCGGTCGCTGCCGGGGCTGCTCACGGCGCCATCTGGCGGCGTCCGGTTGACCGACAAGCTGCGCGAAGACATATCTGCCGCGGCCGCCATCTTTGACGAGATCTCTCATAAATGCCTGCTGTTTCTACATCTGGAG aTGCGAATCCAATGCTTCCACTACCTCGGGCAGCCGGCGGGCGGCGACGACggcgaggcgggcggcgcgggccgGCTCGCGCACGCGCTGCTCGCCTTCCACGAGCACGCGCACAACGTCATGGCGGCCGGCCGCAGGGCG TACATCTTCAACGGCATCGGTGAGATGATGTCCGCGGGCGTGGTGTGGCGCTGGCAGTGCATGGACGCGGAGTTAGCGGGCGGAACCCTCGCTACGCTCAGGCACTGCTTAGCGGCGCTCTCGCTGCCGCACGCCGGTTTGCAGCGAGCGCACGAATATTCGCGTCTCTTGCTCGCTATGCCTGAGCCTGag GAAATCATAGCATCTATTCGGGAGAAAGGCGCACAATTCACCGAATTGGAGTACCTGAACGCATTCAAAGTGATCGCGGCGCGTCGCGGGCTATCACAGGCCGACATGAAACCCCACCTTAAAGCTCTGGCTAGTGCCTTAGGTCATGTTGGGGTCACTGTTTAA